A single window of Archangium lipolyticum DNA harbors:
- a CDS encoding NAD(P)-binding domain-containing protein, whose amino-acid sequence MGTARDACLGQWQTEGRPGLLRSLPLKAGDEPGGGPEVAGLIEKLGFAPIKPGKLAEGGRLQQFGGPLMVHNLLEQR is encoded by the coding sequence GTGGGCACAGCCAGGGATGCGTGTCTCGGGCAATGGCAGACAGAGGGCCGGCCCGGCCTACTCCGAAGCCTGCCCCTGAAAGCGGGAGATGAGCCAGGAGGCGGCCCCGAGGTCGCCGGCCTGATCGAGAAGCTCGGCTTCGCGCCCATCAAACCGGGCAAGCTCGCCGAAGGCGGCCGGCTCCAGCAGTTCGGCGGACCGTTGATGGTCCACAACCTGCTCGAGCAGCGCTGA
- a CDS encoding glycine--tRNA ligase, with product MPAQTMEQLVSLCKRRGFIFPGSAVYGGLQGTYDYGPLGVELKNNLKLAWWRANVWEREDMEGIDAAILMNKLTWRYSGHEETFVDPMVDCKNCKMRWRADQISGKCPNCASTELTEPRPFNLMFKTQIGPVPDPESFSYLRPETAQGIFVNFKHVLDSTSRKLPFGIAQIGKAFRNEITPRNFIFRVREFEQMEIEFFVRPGEDEGWHKKWVEDRINWWLSVGLSRQNLEPYHQKPEELAHYAKATVDLLYRFPHGLEELEGIANRTDYDLGSHSKDQGSLGLRARVSPNSHSTDKLTYFDPETKQHVVPFVIEPSAGVDRGVLALLSEAYAEEQVKPAPADRLKPVEEALGTFLKSVGRSEKIPAQAKEALLAEGERIAQALGERLPSVAGLLSMPGAESIEVAKKLRGQVDPVVDEFYRTVLHFKPHLAPIKVAVLPLKKNHPEIVSTAKSIRRKLQSTGGMRIVYDDTGAIGKLYRRQDEIGTPFCITVDFDTLGEGKDAAHKDTVTVRHRDSMAQERVAISELETYLREKMQ from the coding sequence ATGCCCGCGCAGACGATGGAGCAGTTGGTTTCCCTGTGTAAACGCCGGGGATTCATCTTTCCTGGCTCGGCGGTCTACGGCGGTCTTCAGGGCACCTACGACTACGGTCCCCTCGGTGTCGAGCTGAAGAACAACCTCAAGCTCGCCTGGTGGCGCGCCAACGTCTGGGAGCGGGAGGACATGGAAGGGATCGACGCGGCGATCCTCATGAACAAGCTGACCTGGCGCTACTCCGGCCACGAAGAGACCTTCGTGGACCCGATGGTCGACTGCAAGAACTGCAAGATGCGCTGGCGCGCGGATCAGATCTCCGGCAAGTGCCCCAACTGCGCGTCGACGGAGCTCACCGAGCCGCGTCCGTTCAACCTGATGTTCAAGACGCAGATCGGACCGGTGCCGGATCCCGAGTCTTTCTCGTACCTGAGGCCCGAGACCGCGCAGGGCATCTTCGTCAACTTCAAGCACGTCCTCGACTCCACGTCGCGCAAGCTCCCGTTCGGCATCGCGCAGATCGGCAAGGCGTTCCGCAACGAGATCACCCCGCGCAACTTCATCTTCCGGGTCCGCGAGTTCGAGCAGATGGAGATCGAATTCTTCGTCCGCCCGGGTGAAGACGAGGGATGGCACAAGAAGTGGGTGGAGGATCGCATCAACTGGTGGCTGTCCGTGGGCCTGTCCCGGCAGAACCTCGAGCCGTACCACCAGAAGCCCGAGGAGCTCGCCCACTACGCCAAGGCAACGGTGGACCTGCTCTACCGCTTCCCGCACGGGCTGGAGGAGCTCGAGGGCATCGCCAACCGCACCGACTACGACCTGGGCTCGCACAGCAAGGACCAGGGCTCGCTCGGGTTGAGGGCGCGCGTCAGCCCCAACTCGCACAGCACCGACAAGCTCACCTACTTCGACCCCGAGACGAAGCAGCACGTGGTGCCCTTCGTCATTGAACCGTCGGCCGGCGTGGACCGGGGTGTGCTCGCGCTCCTGAGCGAGGCCTACGCGGAGGAGCAGGTGAAGCCCGCCCCGGCGGACCGCCTGAAGCCGGTGGAAGAGGCGCTCGGCACCTTCCTCAAGTCGGTGGGCCGCAGCGAGAAGATTCCCGCCCAGGCCAAGGAGGCCCTCCTCGCCGAGGGCGAGCGCATCGCCCAGGCACTCGGCGAGCGGCTGCCGTCCGTCGCGGGGCTCCTGTCCATGCCCGGCGCGGAGAGCATCGAGGTGGCCAAGAAGCTGCGCGGCCAGGTGGACCCGGTGGTGGATGAGTTCTACCGGACGGTGCTGCACTTCAAGCCGCACCTGGCGCCCATCAAGGTGGCGGTACTCCCGCTCAAGAAGAACCACCCCGAAATCGTCAGCACCGCCAAGAGCATCCGGAGGAAGCTCCAGTCGACCGGCGGCATGCGCATCGTCTACGACGACACCGGCGCGATCGGAAAGCTCTACCGGCGCCAGGACGAGATCGGCACCCCATTCTGCATCACGGTCGACTTCGACACGCTCGGTGAGGGCAAGGACGCGGCGCACAAGGACACCGTCACCGTGCGCCACCGTGACAGCATGGCGCAGGAACGCGTCGCCATCTCCGAGCTCGAGACCTATCTGCGAGAGAAGATGCAGTAA
- a CDS encoding class II D-tagatose-bisphosphate aldolase non-catalytic subunit, which yields MDVLCGLSHKEDKPLVLIASRRQIDAGVLGGGYVNGWSTEEFQDYVRARARPGRLLLARDHGGPWQGAPERENGLSAEQAMEAARRSFRTDIESGFEMIHIDTSVDPKGPPAPDVALSRLFELYGYCCELALSQGRDIVFEVGTEEQSHDVSELEQTRWLLERLLEFCRANRFPPPSFVVAQTGAKVMELTNVGVMRSLSAVDRDYLRKLEVLVAMCNRQGVYLKGHNADYLSDEVLALHPRVGIHAINVAPEFGVAETRAFLRILRKGGLDGLADRFIQLSLSSLKWKKWMLPETTADDTTRATIAGHYVFSTPEFQALKATAAEALSRRGVNLDALLRQAIQTQVVRYMTHLNYGGVALAA from the coding sequence GTGGATGTTCTCTGTGGCCTCTCGCACAAGGAAGACAAGCCCCTGGTGCTGATCGCGAGCCGCAGACAAATCGATGCCGGGGTGCTCGGCGGCGGCTACGTGAATGGCTGGTCGACGGAGGAGTTCCAGGACTACGTCCGGGCCCGTGCTCGCCCTGGCCGGCTGTTGCTGGCGCGGGATCATGGTGGCCCGTGGCAGGGGGCTCCCGAGCGGGAGAACGGCCTCTCCGCCGAGCAGGCGATGGAGGCCGCCAGGCGCTCGTTCAGGACGGACATCGAGTCCGGGTTCGAGATGATCCACATCGACACGAGCGTCGACCCGAAGGGGCCGCCCGCGCCGGACGTCGCGCTGTCGCGGCTCTTTGAACTGTACGGCTACTGCTGTGAGCTGGCGCTGTCCCAGGGACGGGACATCGTCTTCGAGGTGGGAACCGAGGAGCAGAGCCACGATGTGTCGGAGCTGGAGCAGACACGGTGGTTGCTCGAACGGCTCCTGGAGTTCTGCCGGGCAAACCGGTTCCCGCCCCCTTCCTTCGTCGTGGCCCAGACCGGCGCCAAGGTCATGGAGCTGACCAATGTCGGGGTGATGCGCTCCCTCTCCGCCGTCGACAGGGACTACCTGCGCAAGCTCGAGGTGCTCGTCGCGATGTGCAACCGCCAGGGGGTCTACCTCAAGGGGCACAACGCGGACTACCTGTCCGACGAGGTCCTCGCCCTCCATCCGCGGGTGGGCATCCACGCCATCAACGTCGCCCCGGAGTTCGGTGTCGCCGAGACCCGCGCGTTCCTGCGCATCCTGCGCAAGGGTGGACTGGACGGGTTGGCCGATCGCTTCATCCAGCTGTCCCTCTCCAGCTTGAAGTGGAAGAAGTGGATGCTGCCGGAGACGACGGCGGACGACACCACCCGGGCGACGATCGCCGGGCACTACGTGTTCAGCACCCCTGAGTTCCAGGCGCTCAAGGCCACCGCGGCCGAGGCCCTGTCCCGCCGGGGCGTCAACCTCGATGCGCTCCTGCGTCAGGCCATCCAGACCCAGGTCGTGCGCTACATGACCCACCTGAACTACGGCGGAGTCGCGCTTGCCGCTTAG
- a CDS encoding ribulose-phosphate 3-epimerase: MRRADSIRGALKRDRASISVSLWSLLESKARMGDVAPHVDAVHVDVMDGRFVEAEMFMNPEVIAEAKAQGLLVDVHLMVENVDDHLPGWIRAGADCISVHPQTTRDLRATLGFLREQGVLPSVVVELDTDLARLPESIEGAGMLVVMGTKLGIKGCELDESSYARLSSLKNLLREHGRDDLILQHDGGNRGHTVPRLYQHGADSFVLGSLFCTHPEMSYGQVAAWMHSLRR, encoded by the coding sequence ATGCGAAGGGCTGATTCGATTCGTGGCGCCCTCAAGAGAGACCGGGCGTCGATCTCCGTTTCCTTGTGGTCGCTCCTGGAGTCCAAGGCGCGGATGGGCGACGTGGCACCCCATGTGGATGCCGTCCACGTCGACGTCATGGATGGACGCTTCGTGGAGGCGGAGATGTTCATGAACCCGGAGGTCATCGCCGAGGCGAAGGCCCAGGGCCTGCTCGTGGACGTTCACCTCATGGTCGAGAACGTGGATGACCACCTCCCCGGGTGGATCCGCGCGGGGGCGGACTGCATCTCGGTGCATCCCCAGACGACGCGCGACCTGCGCGCCACCCTGGGTTTCCTGCGGGAGCAGGGGGTCCTGCCCTCCGTGGTGGTGGAGCTGGACACGGACCTGGCCCGCCTCCCCGAGAGCATCGAGGGAGCCGGCATGCTCGTGGTGATGGGTACGAAGCTGGGCATCAAGGGGTGTGAGCTCGATGAGAGCTCCTATGCTCGGCTCTCGTCCCTGAAGAACCTCCTTCGCGAGCACGGCCGGGACGACCTCATCCTCCAGCACGATGGCGGCAACCGCGGACACACCGTCCCCCGCCTGTACCAGCATGGGGCGGACAGCTTCGTGCTCGGCTCGCTCTTCTGCACCCACCCCGAGATGAGCTACGGGCAGGTTGCCGCCTGGATGCATTCCCTGAGGCGTTGA
- a CDS encoding LbetaH domain-containing protein, with amino-acid sequence MASSFLTLRDGEPRSFIHREDGGGYRTLLVVNPAAEGWALAKYFVNVPAPRKVRLLFGEAYYDERSGFLLVVEGRAIGYGGSFINLWDAIRKLGLRMEEHWLVVQNAGSATRLEPFSGKNKGHLPLPNGLAMVDQAMAEARNFAIHSPGGLFHVAAVDMLQKNASEAYTAEGARLLERFGLLITGIPVDVPRLTEAQLRKWGFAICEAATGRVLCFVEHPGRAELLDEALRRYAGKVETKVYFSTFRFHLRPDFLDVYARAMTGALFEEYRARVAPEVVERARSAPSAAAFIEEVGARLSVPEPSELAVMYHLFKGGLEEGFYRGELADFSDVVLEGMTASGLETWERRRLGDERFTRRYSKELWARFFHVARILELRCGGMAVVSAGEGAISEDLGTIDAMKELYAAVQRRDKAGGVVRESLHLPPPRGAPLIVNSYLGTGVVVKDGAMVVNCEIGAGCIEGMVTDVHAGEVHVGPGSWLHAHFTVAGRASSEPLVVPEGRDAVLQEQGPIRLASRSSSSTA; translated from the coding sequence ATGGCATCGAGCTTCCTGACGCTCCGTGACGGAGAGCCTCGCTCGTTCATCCACCGGGAAGACGGGGGAGGGTACAGGACCCTGTTGGTGGTCAACCCGGCGGCGGAGGGCTGGGCGCTGGCGAAGTATTTCGTCAACGTCCCCGCTCCCCGGAAGGTGCGCCTGCTCTTCGGGGAGGCGTACTACGACGAGCGCTCCGGATTCCTGCTCGTCGTCGAGGGGAGAGCCATCGGTTACGGCGGCTCCTTCATCAACCTCTGGGATGCGATCCGGAAGCTCGGCCTGCGGATGGAGGAGCACTGGCTGGTGGTCCAGAACGCCGGTTCGGCGACCCGGCTGGAGCCCTTCTCCGGGAAGAACAAGGGCCACCTGCCACTGCCGAACGGACTGGCGATGGTGGACCAGGCGATGGCGGAGGCCAGGAACTTCGCGATCCACTCGCCGGGTGGGCTGTTCCATGTGGCGGCGGTGGACATGCTGCAGAAGAACGCCAGCGAGGCCTATACCGCCGAGGGAGCCAGACTGCTGGAGCGTTTCGGGCTGCTCATCACCGGCATTCCGGTGGACGTGCCCCGGCTGACCGAGGCGCAGCTGCGCAAGTGGGGCTTCGCCATCTGTGAGGCGGCCACGGGCCGGGTGCTGTGCTTCGTCGAGCACCCGGGACGGGCGGAGCTCCTCGACGAGGCGCTCCGGAGATACGCTGGGAAGGTGGAGACGAAGGTGTACTTCAGCACCTTCCGGTTCCACTTGCGGCCCGACTTCCTGGACGTGTACGCCCGCGCCATGACCGGCGCCCTGTTCGAGGAGTACCGGGCCCGGGTCGCTCCTGAGGTGGTGGAGCGCGCGCGGAGTGCCCCGAGTGCGGCGGCCTTCATCGAGGAGGTGGGGGCTCGCCTGTCGGTGCCGGAGCCCTCCGAGCTGGCCGTCATGTACCACCTGTTCAAGGGGGGCCTGGAGGAGGGGTTCTACCGAGGGGAGCTGGCCGACTTCAGCGACGTCGTCCTGGAGGGGATGACAGCTTCAGGCCTGGAGACGTGGGAGCGGCGGCGGCTGGGAGACGAGCGATTCACACGACGCTACTCGAAGGAGCTCTGGGCGCGGTTCTTCCATGTCGCCCGGATCCTCGAGCTGCGCTGTGGCGGAATGGCCGTGGTGAGTGCTGGCGAGGGCGCCATCTCGGAGGACCTGGGCACCATTGATGCGATGAAGGAGCTGTATGCCGCCGTCCAGAGACGGGACAAGGCCGGGGGCGTGGTGAGGGAGTCCCTGCACCTTCCCCCGCCGAGAGGTGCTCCGCTCATCGTCAATTCCTACCTGGGCACGGGGGTCGTGGTGAAGGACGGGGCCATGGTGGTGAACTGCGAGATTGGGGCAGGGTGCATCGAGGGAATGGTGACGGACGTCCATGCCGGAGAGGTCCACGTGGGCCCGGGGAGCTGGCTGCACGCGCACTTCACGGTGGCGGGGCGGGCGTCCTCCGAACCCCTCGTGGTCCCAGAAGGGCGGGACGCGGTGCTCCAGGAACAGGGGCCAATCAGGCTCGCTTCGAGGAGCTCTTCCTCGACAGCCTGA
- a CDS encoding dipeptidase encodes MKKWIVLGVVVLLIGGALVALDIVAKRAATRMNGVYQTKPYAATEKGKAVHAQMFIVDLHADPLLWNRDLNQRGTTGHTDVPRLIEGNVAVQIFGVVTKTPKNMNPDRNDDTTDDIKLLAIAQRWRPSTWTSLKARALYQADKLEKLSKASEGKLVLIRTREELIAFEQARKKDPNKVGAILSLEGMHALEGKAATVDELFAAGFRMLGPAHFFDNEMGGSAHGVEKGGLSEQGREVIRTMEAKGMTIDLAHSSAKTMEEVLAMATKPVVVSHTGVKATCENNRNLTDAQLSAVAKNGGVVGIGFWKTATCGTDAKSIAKAIRHAVNVAGIDHVGLGSDYDGAVPAPFDVAGLVELTDALIAVGFNEEELRKILGGNAMRVLRSNLP; translated from the coding sequence ATGAAAAAGTGGATCGTACTCGGAGTGGTCGTACTGCTCATCGGCGGCGCGCTGGTCGCCCTCGACATCGTCGCCAAGCGTGCCGCGACCAGGATGAACGGCGTCTACCAGACGAAGCCGTATGCGGCGACCGAGAAGGGCAAGGCCGTACACGCGCAGATGTTCATCGTGGATCTCCATGCGGACCCGCTCCTCTGGAACCGCGATCTGAACCAGCGCGGAACGACGGGGCACACGGACGTACCCCGGCTGATCGAAGGCAACGTCGCGGTGCAGATCTTCGGTGTCGTCACCAAGACGCCGAAGAACATGAATCCGGATCGGAACGACGACACCACGGATGACATCAAGCTGCTCGCCATCGCGCAGCGCTGGCGGCCGTCGACGTGGACGAGCCTCAAGGCACGCGCGCTGTATCAGGCCGACAAGCTGGAGAAGCTCTCGAAGGCATCCGAGGGCAAGCTCGTCCTGATTCGCACGCGCGAGGAGCTCATTGCCTTCGAGCAAGCCCGGAAGAAGGATCCGAACAAGGTCGGAGCGATCCTGTCGCTCGAGGGAATGCACGCGCTGGAGGGCAAGGCCGCCACCGTGGACGAGCTCTTCGCCGCCGGGTTCCGGATGCTCGGGCCCGCGCACTTCTTCGACAACGAGATGGGCGGCTCCGCGCACGGCGTCGAGAAGGGTGGTCTGTCCGAGCAGGGCCGGGAGGTCATCCGCACGATGGAGGCGAAGGGCATGACCATCGACCTCGCGCACTCGTCGGCGAAGACGATGGAAGAGGTGCTCGCGATGGCGACGAAGCCGGTGGTGGTCTCGCATACGGGCGTGAAGGCGACGTGCGAGAACAACCGGAACCTGACCGACGCGCAGCTCTCCGCGGTCGCGAAGAACGGGGGTGTCGTGGGGATCGGTTTCTGGAAGACGGCGACCTGCGGCACCGATGCGAAGTCGATCGCGAAGGCGATCCGGCACGCGGTGAACGTGGCCGGAATCGATCATGTCGGACTCGGTTCGGACTACGACGGCGCGGTGCCCGCGCCCTTCGACGTCGCGGGACTCGTGGAGCTGACCGACGCGTTGATCGCCGTCGGGTTCAACGAGGAAGAGCTCCGGAAGATTCTGGGTGGCAACGCGATGCGCGTGCTGCGCTCGAACCTGCCGTGA
- a CDS encoding glycosyltransferase family 2 protein, with amino-acid sequence MAEPTPTLSASVIMPTYNKARYLDLTLASFLHQTSRDYEIVITDDGSTDATQDVIARYQGRLNLRYLRQANRGRAAARNAAIQQARGDILIFSDDDRIVSPDFVAEHVKAFSSDSDRMLVLGWQYGMLTWWSRGLDIWHRLHPFFIESPELARKLLEHEELQLVTAEDVEHQYEQVVGTFGLLEPWWEGRVMPTIKAFSEDLSPFHLCWSLGTTGNMSVTRKRVVEVGMFDEAFSNWGLEDTELSFRLVHSGHRTVVRREAANFHQVHMNSPTRLNEWHENYRYFASKHDSIQLSLYALLLQRKLTPVEANRLADECQALLREGRTLLVDELKRLYRTLLSVDSALSPPTWPSPAPISGIARPLKLMKAREEPARAKVQAG; translated from the coding sequence ATGGCCGAGCCCACTCCGACGCTGTCCGCCAGCGTCATCATGCCCACCTATAACAAGGCCAGGTACCTCGACCTCACCCTCGCCTCGTTCCTGCACCAGACGAGCCGTGACTACGAAATCGTCATCACCGATGACGGGAGCACGGACGCGACCCAGGACGTCATCGCCCGGTACCAGGGGCGGCTCAATCTCAGGTATCTGCGCCAGGCCAACCGCGGGCGCGCGGCGGCGCGCAACGCCGCCATCCAGCAGGCGCGCGGCGATATTCTCATTTTCTCCGATGATGACCGCATCGTGTCGCCGGACTTCGTGGCCGAGCACGTGAAGGCGTTCTCCAGCGACAGCGATCGAATGCTCGTCCTGGGTTGGCAGTACGGCATGCTGACCTGGTGGTCCCGCGGGCTGGACATCTGGCACAGGCTCCACCCTTTCTTCATCGAGTCGCCGGAGCTCGCCCGGAAGCTGCTGGAGCACGAGGAGCTCCAGTTGGTGACGGCCGAGGACGTGGAGCACCAGTACGAGCAGGTGGTGGGGACCTTCGGTCTGCTGGAGCCCTGGTGGGAGGGCCGGGTCATGCCCACCATCAAGGCCTTCTCGGAAGACCTGAGCCCCTTCCACCTCTGCTGGTCGCTGGGGACCACGGGGAACATGTCCGTGACGCGCAAGCGGGTGGTCGAAGTCGGGATGTTCGACGAGGCGTTCTCGAACTGGGGGCTGGAGGATACGGAGCTCAGCTTCCGGCTGGTGCACAGCGGGCACCGGACGGTGGTCCGCCGCGAGGCCGCCAACTTCCACCAGGTCCACATGAACTCGCCCACCCGGCTCAATGAGTGGCACGAGAACTACCGCTACTTCGCCAGCAAGCACGACTCCATCCAGCTCTCGCTCTACGCGCTGCTGCTGCAGCGCAAGCTCACGCCCGTGGAGGCCAATCGCCTCGCTGACGAGTGCCAGGCCCTGCTCCGTGAAGGGCGGACGCTGCTCGTCGACGAGCTCAAGCGGCTCTACCGTACGTTGTTGTCCGTGGACAGTGCGCTCTCGCCACCCACATGGCCCTCTCCGGCCCCCATCAGCGGCATCGCCCGCCCGCTGAAGTTGATGAAGGCTCGCGAGGAGCCCGCCCGGGCGAAGGTCCAGGCCGGGTAG
- a CDS encoding MBL fold metallo-hydrolase, with product MKIRHLRNATTLLTLGEHHLLVDPMLARPGALPGFKFFGGGRRPNPLVALPPGTFALLEEVTGVLVTHAHPDHLDLAGLRWSQKRGLPVWASRVDAPKLKKKGLDVHELGDGALGMAVEIIPARHGRGLLAWLLGAVSGYYLAHPDEPSVYITSDAVLTDEVLDAVDRLQPDVIIAPAGAANMGLGGDILFSVDELVTLVRRAPGRVVLNHLEALDHCPTTRDGLRERMNAEGLLAKVHIPEDGEEMHFARPDRAGPRVGSRA from the coding sequence ATGAAGATTCGCCACCTGCGCAACGCCACCACCCTCCTGACGTTGGGCGAGCACCACCTGCTGGTTGACCCGATGCTCGCGAGGCCGGGGGCGTTGCCGGGCTTCAAGTTCTTCGGAGGTGGCCGTCGCCCCAATCCCCTGGTCGCGCTGCCGCCCGGCACGTTCGCGTTGCTGGAGGAGGTGACGGGCGTGCTCGTCACCCATGCGCATCCGGATCACCTGGATCTGGCGGGCCTCCGATGGAGTCAGAAGCGCGGGCTGCCCGTATGGGCGAGCCGCGTGGACGCACCGAAACTCAAGAAGAAGGGACTCGACGTTCACGAGCTCGGAGACGGCGCGCTCGGGATGGCGGTGGAGATCATCCCAGCCCGGCACGGTCGCGGGTTGCTCGCATGGCTGCTGGGAGCCGTCTCGGGCTACTACCTGGCGCACCCGGACGAGCCGAGCGTGTACATCACATCGGATGCGGTGCTCACGGACGAAGTCCTGGATGCCGTGGATCGCCTTCAGCCCGATGTCATCATCGCCCCGGCGGGCGCGGCGAACATGGGGCTGGGCGGCGACATCCTGTTCTCGGTCGACGAGCTCGTGACGCTCGTCAGGCGCGCGCCTGGAAGGGTCGTCCTCAATCACCTGGAAGCGCTCGATCACTGCCCGACCACCCGCGACGGGCTGCGCGAGCGGATGAATGCCGAGGGGCTGCTCGCGAAGGTGCACATCCCCGAAGACGGAGAGGAGATGCACTTCGCTCGACCGGACAGGGCGGGTCCACGGGTGGGCTCGCGGGCCTGA
- a CDS encoding serine hydrolase domain-containing protein, with protein MLKRSLVLMLLGALSGSGCTPPIGTDPFPRERCEALPAALRERIDPFVTERMRQGHIPGLSLVILQGGQPVCLKGYGLADEAENRRMTAKTQVSIGSTTKAMTALALMQQVEAGAVDLEAPVTRYLPWFRTADGLQEQILVKHLLTHTSGLPMSYFWDGSQDDGALERRARSLAGVRLLFTPGQGEVYANDGFALVGLIVQTVAGKPFARHMADSVFTPLGMSHTRLGSVSAEAPDLAEGYVWTRGQLHPLSPPWSIAHEPAGAATYTSAEDVARYFSALLAGGEGPGGRVLSAEGVERMWQPLVIPTSGMGWVLSPQFGRRMVSHGGSTINSSSMFLLFPSEGTAVAVLSNLKTRVSEEVALGVAAMLFGDEPAPASPSKDRAPSTFVPDTGVWRDYVGSFDTAIGPVSIAMDEGRLWATFGMAQPEIRGELEAYGDNEFIERDDFGLLEGTKVSFQREPDGGLRLLFDGQSIGKRVP; from the coding sequence ATGCTGAAGCGCTCTCTCGTTCTCATGTTGCTCGGTGCACTCTCGGGCTCCGGGTGCACGCCTCCCATCGGGACGGACCCGTTCCCGCGGGAGCGGTGCGAGGCCCTGCCCGCCGCGTTGCGCGAGCGGATCGACCCGTTCGTCACCGAACGCATGCGGCAAGGACACATCCCGGGGCTCTCGCTCGTCATCCTCCAGGGCGGCCAGCCCGTCTGCCTCAAGGGCTACGGCCTGGCGGATGAGGCGGAGAACCGGCGGATGACCGCGAAGACCCAGGTGTCCATCGGCTCCACCACCAAGGCGATGACGGCGCTCGCGCTCATGCAGCAGGTGGAGGCGGGGGCCGTGGACCTGGAGGCGCCGGTGACGCGCTACCTGCCCTGGTTCCGCACGGCGGACGGTCTGCAGGAGCAGATCCTCGTGAAGCACCTGCTGACGCACACCTCGGGCCTGCCCATGAGCTACTTCTGGGATGGCTCCCAGGATGACGGTGCCCTCGAGAGGAGGGCACGGTCCCTCGCCGGGGTGCGCCTCCTCTTCACTCCGGGTCAGGGCGAGGTGTACGCCAACGATGGCTTCGCCCTGGTGGGGCTCATCGTCCAGACGGTGGCGGGCAAGCCTTTCGCGCGACACATGGCCGATTCCGTCTTCACGCCGCTCGGCATGAGCCACACCCGCCTGGGCTCGGTGTCCGCGGAGGCGCCGGACCTGGCCGAGGGGTACGTGTGGACGAGGGGACAGCTGCATCCGCTGTCACCCCCCTGGTCGATCGCACACGAGCCCGCGGGCGCGGCCACCTACACCTCCGCCGAGGACGTGGCCCGTTACTTCTCCGCCCTGCTCGCCGGGGGCGAAGGGCCCGGTGGCCGGGTGCTCTCCGCGGAGGGCGTGGAGCGGATGTGGCAGCCCCTGGTGATTCCCACCAGTGGGATGGGCTGGGTCCTCTCTCCGCAGTTCGGCCGGCGGATGGTGTCGCATGGTGGCAGCACCATCAACAGCAGCTCCATGTTCCTGCTGTTTCCCTCCGAGGGCACGGCCGTGGCGGTGCTCAGCAACCTCAAGACGAGGGTCTCGGAGGAGGTGGCCCTGGGCGTCGCCGCGATGCTGTTCGGCGATGAGCCCGCGCCGGCCTCTCCCTCCAAGGACCGGGCGCCCAGCACCTTCGTACCGGACACCGGAGTGTGGCGGGACTACGTGGGCTCGTTCGACACGGCGATAGGCCCGGTGAGCATCGCCATGGACGAGGGCCGCTTGTGGGCGACCTTCGGGATGGCGCAGCCCGAGATTCGCGGGGAGTTGGAGGCCTACGGCGACAACGAGTTCATCGAGCGTGATGATTTCGGCCTGCTCGAGGGCACGAAGGTGAGCTTCCAACGCGAGCCGGACGGAGGCCTGCGCCTGCTCTTCGACGGCCAGTCCATCGGGAAGCGCGTGCCCTAG
- a CDS encoding HAD-IIA family hydrolase, with translation MPLRTSPLDAPGYTRVDSESVGELLLRYDTVILDLDGVVLRYSQPIPGVDRTLRHLRKQGRRVRVSSNSMRRTPRHISQTLTALDIPLAEEDILTSGRVTLDFLSRLPVESPGVLAFGCNGLEGDFERIGLKCFDPGKPVEVERIGMVVVGAIEETAFRLELYEAALNAAVRGVPVIATSLDLTVPARQGLKMGSGLLAQFLIMALKQDTRNVHVTGKPGAIYFDFLREHFLGREPGRCIFVGDTLLTDITGARDAGFDTLFVLSGNDDLAYMRHLGIRPDFISASIAEGESYAKG, from the coding sequence TTGCCGCTTAGGACGAGCCCCCTCGATGCCCCCGGGTACACCCGGGTCGACTCGGAGAGCGTTGGCGAGCTGCTCCTGCGCTACGACACCGTCATCCTGGATCTCGACGGGGTAGTGCTCAGGTACTCGCAGCCCATTCCGGGCGTGGACCGGACCCTCCGCCACCTGCGCAAGCAGGGCCGGCGGGTCCGGGTGTCGAGCAACTCCATGCGGCGCACTCCACGCCACATCTCCCAGACGCTGACGGCGCTGGACATTCCCCTCGCCGAGGAAGACATCCTCACGAGTGGCCGCGTTACGCTCGACTTCCTTTCCAGGCTGCCCGTCGAGTCGCCTGGAGTGCTGGCCTTCGGGTGCAATGGCCTGGAGGGCGACTTCGAGCGGATCGGGCTGAAGTGCTTCGACCCCGGGAAGCCCGTCGAGGTGGAGCGGATCGGCATGGTCGTCGTGGGCGCGATCGAGGAGACGGCCTTCCGGCTGGAACTCTACGAAGCCGCGCTGAATGCCGCCGTGCGAGGCGTTCCGGTCATCGCCACCAGCCTGGATCTGACCGTGCCGGCTCGACAGGGTCTGAAGATGGGCTCGGGGTTGCTGGCACAATTCCTCATCATGGCCCTGAAGCAGGACACCCGGAACGTCCACGTGACCGGGAAGCCGGGAGCCATCTACTTCGACTTCCTCCGGGAGCACTTCCTGGGGCGCGAGCCCGGGCGGTGCATCTTCGTGGGCGACACGCTGTTGACGGACATCACGGGAGCCCGGGACGCGGGGTTCGACACACTCTTCGTGCTGTCGGGCAATGACGACCTCGCCTACATGCGGCACCTCGGCATCCGTCCCGATTTCATCTCCGCGTCCATCGCGGAAGGAGAGTCCTATGCGAAGGGCTGA